One Kribbella sp. NBC_00662 genomic region harbors:
- a CDS encoding MarR family winged helix-turn-helix transcriptional regulator: MAAAETLLLLVSMHRIVRHLRRSRTTTVMHPTQFLALMLIADEQPIRIGEIASRVPCSQPTATTTVAALEQAGLVRREPDPVDGRATAVVLTEAGAATVEASGQQAADELSHLLNRLDDTDRALVLKAGEALSRITKDL; the protein is encoded by the coding sequence ATGGCGGCGGCGGAGACTCTGCTACTCCTGGTGAGCATGCACCGGATCGTCAGACACCTGCGCCGGAGCAGGACCACCACGGTCATGCACCCGACGCAGTTCCTGGCGCTGATGCTGATCGCCGATGAGCAACCGATCCGGATCGGCGAGATCGCCAGCCGGGTCCCGTGTTCCCAACCCACCGCGACCACCACGGTCGCAGCGCTGGAACAAGCCGGCCTGGTACGCCGCGAACCGGATCCCGTCGACGGCCGCGCAACCGCCGTCGTCCTGACCGAAGCCGGCGCCGCCACCGTCGAAGCCTCCGGCCAACAGGCTGCCGACGAACTCTCCCACCTCCTCAACCGCCTGGACGACACAGACCGAGCCCTGGTCCTCAAAGC